Within Eggerthella timonensis, the genomic segment GTTTGCCCGTCGCGCATTTGATTATACCTATATGTTGTATAAAAGCAACAATGCCGTAACGAAAGCCACGAAAAATGGAACGAGCGGAAGCGCTCGGGAAGCCTTCCGGCAACCTAAGAAGCGTCGCTCGTTACAAGATCGCGTTTACGAGAAAAGAGGGTGATCAGTGCCCAGGCCTTGAAGATCGAGGGAGACTTCGGGGGGGGGTATGGCCTTGACCTCGAGGGAACGATGCCGTGCTGACCAGAAGGTTGTCTCTGGTTGCCGCCGAAGCGGCGATTTCCAGGAATTCGATGCCCGATAAGAGGAGAAGCCGTCCTTTGGTTTAATCGTCCTGCGCATCCGAAGGATGCGCGGGGGCATAAGTCAAGGACGATTGCGAAATATCTGCACTAGCGAAAGCGCGCCGGATCCTCGTTGAGCATTGTCCAGGTCTCACGCAGGCTATTGACGAACAGCATGGTCTTTCCGAGGGGCAGATCCTCGTCCACGCCGCGCAGCATGTCCACGACGAAGCGCATGAGGCAGTCGAGCTCCACCTTCTTCTCGTCGACGATGGACTTCGCCATGGTGTAGACGAACATGTTCTCCACGTTGCTCGCTAGAACGTCCCGCGACGAGAGCATGTACTTGTAGGCGATTATGTCCACGCGCACGATGGAGCAGTCCTCCGGGTACACGAACACCAAGCTCTTCTCCTTCTCGCCGATGGACGCGTCCCCCATCAGGCCGGACAGCCTCTGCTTGACGAGCTTCTGAATAATCGCTTTTATCTTCGGGCTGCCCTTGAAATACTCGCCGATCTCTTCAGCTACAGCATCGTCGCATTGCTGCGAGACGTTCACATGCTGTCCGCTGTGGTACTCGATGGCCCTACCGCCCACGATCTCGAGCTCTCCCAACTCCTCCGGGTCGCTCAACATGCGCTTGAGCCGGTTCTCGAAGATCTCCGACTTCGCGCTGGCCATCTTCTGGAAGAAGCCGAGCTGCTCCTTCAGACGCATCTCCTCCTCGGTCTCGCCGGTGAGATCGTCGATCATCTTGCTGATTTTCGCCATTGCTCGTTTTTCCTATCTCGAAGAATCGTGCGTAATATGCAGGACGCATTGGAACGCAACCTGATCGAAAAAAAACACGGCCTGAACTACCTGCGCATCAGGTCGGATGCGCTTCCGGAAACCGCGCCCTCGTCGAGCAGCTTCCAGCACATCTGCAGGTTCTGGATGAAGGGCATCATCTGCTCAAGGGAAGGATCCTCGTCTGAATCGCCGCGCAGCATGTCCACGACGGCGTGCATGAGGAAGTCGATGCCCACCTTCTTGTGGTCGACGATGGACTTCGCCATAGTGTAGACGAACACGTTCTCCACGTTGTTCGCGAGCACGCCCTTCGACGAGAACGTGTACTTGTAGGCCATCACGTCCACGCGCACGATGGAGTAGTTCTCGGGGAACACGAAGAACATCTTCTCCTCGGTCTCGCCGATGGACGTGTTGCCGATCAGGCCGGAGAGCCCCTGCTTGACGAGCTTCTGGAAGCCCGCCTTGACCCCCTTGCCGCCCTTGAAGAACTCGTCGACCGCGCCAGCTATGGCATCGTCGCATTGCTGCGAGATATTCACATGCTGCCCGCTGTAGTACTCGAAGGCCTTGTCGCCCACGATCTCGAGCGCGCCCACCGCTTCTTTGTTGCTCAGCATGAGCTTGAGCCGGTTCTCGAAGGTCTCCGACTTCGCGCTTGCCATCTTCTGGAGGAAGCTGAGTTGCTCCTTCAGACGCATCTCCTCCTCGGTCTTGCCGGTGAGGTCGTCGATCATCTTGCTGATTTTCGCCATAGTCCGTCCTTTCCCACATAAAATTCGCACCCTTGCGCTCATCTTATCGCGTGGAGAGGCGCGGCACAACGCAAGCAGGGCGAAAACCGGGAGAAGGCACCGCCTCCCAAACGCACGGCTCGCACTCTCTCGAAAACGCAGCAGGCCCCGCCTCCAACAGGAGACGGGGCCTGCGACCTGCGGAATGGGCTCGCTTATCCCAATTCCGCCAGCTGCGCCTCCACGCGGGCCAGCTTGTCGGCCATTTCGGCATGCTTGGCGCGATCCTTCTCCACGATCTCGGGCGCGGCCTTCGCCAGGAAGCCCGGGTTCGACAGCTTCTTCTCCAGCTTGCCGGCATCGGCGGCCAGCTTCGCGCGCTCCTTCTCCAAGCGGGCGCGCTCGGCGTCGAAGTCCACGAGGCCCGACAGCACGATGTACACCTCGAGGCCCGGCGCCAGCGACACGCTGGACTCGGCCGGCTTCTCGACGTCAGCGGCGATCTCGAGCGACGCCGTAGCGCCCATGCCCTCGATCAGCCCGCGCTGCGCCTCGAGCAGCGTCGCGTCGGCCTCCCCCGCCTTCACGACCACGTTGAGCTCGGTCTTCGGCGAGATACCGTAGCGGGCGCGCGTCGAGCGGATGGCCGACACCGTCTCGCACACCATGTCGATGGCGCGCTCGGCGTCCGCGTCGGCGTAGCGCGCCAGCGCCTCGGCGTCGGGCCAGGCGGCCACGATGAGGTACGGCGCTTCCGCGCGGTCGATGGGCAGCTGCTGGTAGATCTCCTCCGTCACGAAGGGCATGATGGGATGCAGCAGGCGCAGCGCATGGTCGAGCACGAACACGAGGTTGCGCTGGCAGGACCGGCGATCCTCCGGCGAGCCGTTCAGGCGGGCCTTCGAGAACTCGATGTACCAGTCGCAGAACTCGTTCCACACGAACGAGTACAGCTCGCGCGTGATCTCGCCGAACTCGAAGTTCGCAAACGCCTCGTCCACGCGGGCGACGAGCCCCGCCAAGCGCGAGAAGATCCAGCGGTCGACGGGCCCCGCGGGCTCGGGCGCGCCCGGCTCGTAGTCGTCGAGGTTCATCGTCACGAAGCGCGCCGCGTTGCGGATCTTGTTCGCGAAGTTGCGCGAGCTCTCCAGCTTCGCCTCGTTGAACTTGAGGTCCTGCGCGCCCGTCACCTGCATGAGCAGGCCGAAGCGCATGCCGTCGGCACCGTAGTCCTCCATGAGGCGCAGCGGGTCCACGCCGTTGCCGCGGCTCTTGGACATGGGCTTGCCGTCGGCGGCCATCACCGTCGGGTGGATGATGACGTGCTCGAACGGGATGCGATCGGTGCAGTACATGGACGCCATCACCATGCGCGCCACCCATAGCCCCATGATGTCGCGCGCCGTGGACAGCACCTGCGTGGGATACGCCTGCCTCATCTGCGGCGCGTCCATGCCCTCCTCGGTCCAGCCCATCGTGGCGAACGGCCACAGCTGCGACGAGAACCACGTGTCGAGCACGTCCTCGTCCTGACGCACCGGCGCCCCGCACACCGGACACACCTCGACGTCCTCCACCGACGCGTCTTCCCAGCCGCACGCGTCGCAGTAGAACATGGGGATGCGATGGCCCCACCACAGCTGACGCGAGATGCACCAGTCCTTGAGGTTGGCCAGCCAGTCGAGGTAGACCTGCTTCCAGCGCTCGGGATGGAACTGGATGGAACCGTCCTCCACCACGCGCGCCGCGTTCTGCTTGAGGCCGTCCACGGCCACGAACCACTGCTCCGACTCCCAAGGCTCGAGCTTGGTGTGGCAGCGGTAGCACGTCATGACGGAGTGGTCGTGGTCCTCCACCTTCTCCAGCAGCCCCAGCTCGTCGAACGCGGCCACGACGGCCTCGCGGGCCTCGTCGCGGTCCATGCCGCTGAACGCGCCGAAGCCGTCCACCACGTGCGCCGTCTCGTCGAAGATGTTGATGCGCTCGAGGCCGGCTCTCTCGCCCATGGCCCAGTCGTTCGGGTCGTGCGCGGGCGTGGTCTTCACGCAGCCGGTGCCGAACTCCATGTCCACGTGCCAGTCGGCGAAGATGGGGATCTCGCGGTCGACGAGCGGCAGCTTCACCGTCTTGCCCACGAGATGCTTGAAGCGCTCGTCCTTCGGGTTCACCGCCACGCCCGTGTCGCCGAGCATCGTCTCGGGGCGCGTCGTGGCCACCACGAGGTACTCCAGGCCGTCCTCGGGCTCGGTCAGCGGGTAGCGCAGGTACCACAGATGCCCCGCCTCGTCCACGTACTCGGCCTCGTCGTCGGAGATGGACGTCGTGCAGTGGGGGCACCAGTTCACGATGCGCTTGCCCTTGTAGATGAGATCGTCGCGGTACCAGTCCACGAACAGCTTGCGCACGGCCTTCACGTAGGACGGCTCCAGCGTGAAGTGCTCGTCGTCGTAGTCGCACGAGCAGCCCATGCCCTTGATCTGGTTCACGATGGTGGTGCCGTACTCCTTGTACCAGTCGTAGCACGCCTCGATGAACGCCTCGCGACCGATCTCCAAACGGCTGATGCCCTGGTCGGCCAGCTTCTTGTCCACCTTGGTCTGCGTGGAGATGCCGGCGTGGTCGGTGCCGAGGATCCAGCGCGTGGGACGGCCCTGCATGCGGGCGCGACGGATGCACGTGTCCTGGATGGTGTCGTTGAGGGCGTGGCCCATGTGCAGCACGCCCGTGATGTTCGGCGGCGGAATGACGATGGTGTAGGGCTGCCCCTTGCCCGCGCCCAGCTCGGGCGTGCGCTGGAAGTAGCCTGCGTTCATCCACGCGTCGAACAGCGGGCGCTCGTGCGCCGCGAAGTCGTAGTCGATCTTCTTGCCGCTCTTGTCGTTCGTGTTATCGGCCATGATCTGCTCTTTCGTCCTCAAGTCTCTCAAACCGAAAAGCGGGCGCGCCGCTCATCCGCGATCCGCCCGCTCGTTTACCGTATCCTGCTTCCGCGCTACGCGCTCTGCAGGCTCGCCTCGTCGCCCGCCGCAAGAGCCTCGGGCTCGACGGCCGGCTCGATCTCCGGCTTCGTCTCCCCCGTGATGTCCGTCGCGCGGATGATCACCGACGACGGGCCGTTCTGCTCGGGCAGGTCGTACATCACGTCTTGCAGCACGCGCTCGCAGATGGAGCGCAGGCCGCGGGCGCCCGTGCCGTGCTCGACGGCCTCGTGCGCGATGGCGCGCAGGGCCTCGGGCTCGAACGTGAGCGCGGAGTCCTCGAACTCGAACATCTTCGTGTACTGCTTCACCAGCGCGTTCTTCGGCTCGGTGAGGATGCGCACGAGGTCGTCCTCGGACAGCTCGTTGAGCGACGTCACCACAGGGATGCGGCCCACGAACTCGGGTATCATGCCGTACTTGTTGAGGTCCTCCGGCAGCACCTGGGCCAGAAGCTCGGCCTCGGCGTGCTTCTTGCTCTCCGGCATTTCGGCGTTGAAGCCCAGGCCGCTCTTGCCCACGCGCTCGGCGATGATGTCGGCCAGGCCCACGAACGCGCCGCCCAGGATGAACAGGATGTTCGTGGTGTCGATATGGATGAGCTCCTGCTGCGGATGCTTGCGGCCGCCCTGCGGCGGCACGCTGGCCTCCGTGCCCTCGACGATCTTCAGCAGCGCCTGCTGCACGCCCTCGCCCGACACGTCGCGGGTGATGGACAGGTTCTCGGCCTTGCGGGCCACCTTGTCGATCTCGTCGATGTAGATGATGCCGATCTCGGCGCGTGGGATGTCGAAATCCGCCGCCGTCATGAGCTTGAGCAGGATGTTCTCCACGTCCTCGCCCACGTAGCCGGCCTCGGTCAGGGTCGTGGCGTCCGCGATGGCGAACGGCACGCGCAGCGTGCGGGCCAGCGTCTGGGCCAGCAGCGTCTTGCCCGAGCCCGTGGGGCCCAAGAGCATGATGTTGCTCTTCGCCAGCTCCACGTCGCCGTCCTCGGCGTCCGCGCCCAGGCTGATGCGCTTGTAGTGGTTGTACACCGCCACCGACAGCGCGCGCTTCGCCTGCTCCTGGCCCACCACGTGCTCGGAAAGGTCCGCGTACAGCTCGTGGGGCGTGGGCAGCTCGGCCAGCACGTCCTCCGGCGTCGGGTCGACGACCGACGCCGTCACGGCGCCGTCGCCCACCCGCGCATGGCGGCCTTCTTCGGCATGGGAGAAGCCCTCGGCCGCGTCCGCGTCATGGCCGGGAACGCTCAGCCCCAGGTCGCGCATCATGGCGTCGGCGCACACGGAGATGCACTCGTCGCAGATGTAGATGCCGTTCGGCCCCGAGATCATCGCCGCCACCTGATGCGGCTGCTTGCCGCAAAAGGCGCAGGCGATGTCGGAGTTGCGGCCTTCGAATTCGTCGTCGCGTCTGTCGTTCATGTATCCTGTTCGCTCTTCTACTCGTCGGTGCTCGGCGCAACCGCGCGCGAGGTGGTGATGCGGTCGACCAGGCCGTAGGCAACGGCCTCTTCGGCGGTCATGTAGTTGTCGCGCTCGGTGTCGTTCTGGATGGTCTCGAGCGTCTGGCCCGTGTTGTCCGCGAGGATCTTGTTCAGGCGGTTGCGGGTCTTCAGCATGAAGTCGGCCACGATGGCGATCTCGGTCTGCTGGCCCTGCGCGCCGCCGGACGGCTGGTGGATGAGCACCATGGAGTTCGGCAGGCACAGGCGCTTGCCCTTGGCACCGTTGGAAAGCAGCACGGCGGCCATGGACGCGCACTCGCCCAGGCAGATGGTGGACACGTCGCACTTGATGAAGTCCATCGTGTCGAGGATGGCGAGACCGGCGGTCACCGAGCCACCCGGCGAGTTGATGTACAGGGAGATGTCCTTGTCGGGATCGGCGCTCTCGAGATGGAGCAGCTGCGCCACGACGGAGTTGGCCACGTTGTCGTCGATCTGCTCGCCCAGGAAGATGACGCGATCGTTGAGCAGGCGGGAGTAGATGTCGTAGCTGCGCTCGCCGCGCGGGGACTGCTCGATAACGTAGGGGATCAATGCTGATTTGGGATCAAAACTCATGAGGTTGCCTCGCTTGTCTCTTGCGGCCGCTTCGCGGCTCTGCTTGCGTTCATGCCATAGTGCGATGTATCGCTCTCGCGTGCAAGGCCCGGGTACCGTTTCGTTACCTCGAGCCGTCCAACCGCGCACACGTGCGCAGCCGGACGGCTCGAGCGTTCTCGGTGCTATTCGGCGTCGTCGGCCTTGGCCTCGACGTCCTCGTCCTTCTTCGCAGCCTTCTTCGAAGCGGCCTTCTTGGCCGGCTTCTTCGCGGGCTCGTCGCCCTCGGCCTCGTCCTTCTTGGCGGTCTTCTTGGCGGCAGCCTTCTTGGCCGGCTTCTTCTCCTCGTCCTTTTTCTTCGAGGGATCGAGCTCGGACACGACGGCCTTGTCCATGAGGTCCTTCACGGCCTTCGTGCGCAGCACGCCCTGGCGCACCATGTGCAGCTGGCCGTTCGCGCGCCACTCGGCCTGCAGGGACTCGGGGTCCTCCACGCCGCTCTTTACGAACTCTTGCGTGACGTCCTCGTCGGTGGCCTCCATGCCGAAGTGGCGGGCCCACGCGTCGAGCGCGAGATCCTGCTTGGACATGTCGAGCGCCTGCTGCTTGACGTCCTCCTTGAACTGGTCGGGCGTGATGCCCTGCTGGGCGAGGTACACGTCGAACGTCATGCCCTGGCTCTGCAGCTGCTGGAAGAAGTCCTGGATCAGGCTGGCTTCCGCATCCTCGCGCAGGGCCTCGGGGACCTCGGCTTCCACGCGCTCGGCGAGCGCGTACAGGCAGGCGTTCTCCTTGAGGCGCGGCATCATGTCGGCCTTCTGGCTGGCGATGGACTCGGCGATGCGGGTGCGCAGGTCCTCGACGCTCTCGAAGCCCATCTGCTCCTTGGCCCACTCGTCGGTGACCTCGGGAACGATCTTCTTCTTGACGACCTTGACCTCGACCTCGAAGTTGATCTTCTCGGTCTTGCCCGCCAGCGCCGACAGCATGATCGGCGGGTCGGCCGGCATGTCGAGGGTGAACGTGGCGGTCTGGCCCTTCTTCAAGCCCACGAGCTGCTCGTCGAACTCGGCCGGGAACAGGTTGGCGCCCAGGCCGTAGGGACGGTTCTCCGTCGTCAGCGACGGGATCTCCTCGCCCTTGTCATCGGTGGCCTTCATGGACAGGTCGATGTAGCTGTCGTCCTTCACCTTCGTGGCGGCCGACGCGTCCTCGAACGAGTAGTAATGCTCGCGCAGGGCGTCGATCTGCTCGTCCACCTCGGCGTCGCTCGCGCCCTCGGCGGGCAGCTCGATCTCGACCGGCTCGTAGCTGGAGATCTCGATCTCGGGCTTCACCGTGACGGTGAACGCGAACGTGTACGGCTTGCCAGTCTCGACGAGGTCGGTCTCGTCGAACTCGGGCTTGGCGATGGGGTACAGGTCGCAGTCGTCGATGGCGAGAGGATAGGTTCCGTTGACGACATCGTCGGTCACCGTCGCGCGGACGGCTTCGGCACCAAGTGCGTTGTCGATGATCGGGCGCGGGGCCTTGCCCTTGCGAAACCCGGGGAAGTTGTACTTGTTGGCGAAGTCCTTGTAGGTCTTCTTGATGCGGGCATCGATGTCCGCAGCATCGACGGTAACGGTCACTTTCGTGCGGTTATCTTCCAATGCCTCAACTTTTGTTTCCACGTAACTATCCTCCATCATTCTATGTCGCCTCGCGGCATCGTTCGGTGCGATTGCCTCGGCTGCCTTCATGCGGCGATGCGCGATGACCTGCACTGCGCCAAGCACACCGAGACGGAATTATCGCACATATGAGGCCGCCCGGGAAGTAAAGATGAGGCAGGTTCACGAAGAACCGACGAAACGGGCGGGTTGGAGGCCGTTCGGGTCGCGCGAGCCGTTCGCCCGACCCGTCCTTCTGCTAATATAGGCCTGTTTCGACCCCGTCCGCCAAGGAGACCCCATGTCGCAGGATCGCACCCTCAAAGCCATCAAGACGCGCACGCGCAGCGAGCAGGTGTCGGTGATCTCGCTGCTGTTCCTGCCGCTTTTGGGACTGTGCTGCCTGCTGCTTCCCGAGGCGTCCACGATGGCCCTGCCGTTCGTGCTGGGCGGCATCATGGCGGTTTCCGGCATAGGCGGCATCGTGCATGCGGCGGCCGGCGCAGCGTCGGACGAAGAGACCGACCGCGAGCACGCGATCCTCGGCAAAGCCATCGTGATGAGCGTGCTCGGCATCGTGATCCTCGTGCAGGGGCACGCGTCCATCAGCTTCGTCGGCGTGATGTGGGGTCTTTTGGGCCTGTACAAGGGCGCCGACGAGATCGACGAGGTGGTGCACGCCCTCAGGAACCGGCGCCCCTTCGTGCTGAAGCTCGCGTTCACCGTGTTCGAGATGGTGCTGGCCGTGCTGCTCATCATCAGCCCGTTCGCCAACATCGAGCACCACGTGCTGCTGCTGGGCCTCGAGCTGATAGCCTATCCCTTCCGCATCGAATCGGGCGACTCGGGCAAGCTCACCATCGAGACGGAGGCGTAGGCTCCTCCCCGCGCCGCACGCCGCCCTTCCGCCCTCCGGATCGCTCCGCGCACAGGGCGCGCATCCGTGCGGAATAAAGTTACAAATCGATTTCCCCCTCCCGCAGAATGCCCGGTCACGGTATCATGGAGGCGAACCGAAACGTACACCAAACGCAGCAGCGGAGGCTTTCATGCCCACCATCGATCTCAACATCATACAGGAACGCGAACTGGGGCGCCTGCTCGACTACGAGCGCGCCACATGCACGGTCGACGGCGACCTCGTGTACCGGTGCGCCTTCCCCTACCGGCCCGACGACGACCTGCAGCGCGAGCTCGTGGAACGCGGCGCGCTCATGCAGAAGATCGACGATCGGCGCGGCACCGTGGTCACCATCACGTCGGACGGCTACTCCTACTTTCCCATGCTCCGCCAGGAGGAGGAAGAGCGCAAGCGCCGCGAGCGGCGCGAGGTGCGCCTCGTGGGCACCGCCGCCCTGTTCGCCGTCATCAGCATGCTCATCGGCTTTCTGCTGGGACACTTCTTCGCCTAGCGTGACCGAGCACCGAAGCCGTGGACCTTTCCGCCCACGCACGCTTTTGTCAAGCATATACGGTCCAAGCAGTGCGTTCTGCTTGACAAAAGCGTGCGTGGGAAACGGACGCGCCGCCTTCGCATCCCGCATCGGCCGCGAAGCGCGCCCTCGCCGCGCCCATTTTCGCGCGAGCCGACGATTGCGGTTGGCTTTCCCGCCTTTTTTGGTATCATGATCGCTGCACGCTTCGAAGCGTGCGCTCAATGCGTGCGGGCGTGGCGGAATTGGCAGACGCGCCAGATTTAGGTTCTGGTGGGGAAACTCGTGAAGGTTCAAGTCCTTTCGCCCGCACCAGCTGGGGGGAGGGTGCCATCGGCATCCTCCCCCCAGCTGTTCCAGCGGCCGCCGCGCGGCCGACGTCGAGAAAGGAACGAGGGACCGCATCATGGGAATCAAGAAGGTCGCACAGGCATGGAATTCCGTCAGCCTGGTGAAGCGCATC encodes:
- the clpX gene encoding ATP-dependent Clp protease ATP-binding subunit ClpX, which codes for MNDRRDDEFEGRNSDIACAFCGKQPHQVAAMISGPNGIYICDECISVCADAMMRDLGLSVPGHDADAAEGFSHAEEGRHARVGDGAVTASVVDPTPEDVLAELPTPHELYADLSEHVVGQEQAKRALSVAVYNHYKRISLGADAEDGDVELAKSNIMLLGPTGSGKTLLAQTLARTLRVPFAIADATTLTEAGYVGEDVENILLKLMTAADFDIPRAEIGIIYIDEIDKVARKAENLSITRDVSGEGVQQALLKIVEGTEASVPPQGGRKHPQQELIHIDTTNILFILGGAFVGLADIIAERVGKSGLGFNAEMPESKKHAEAELLAQVLPEDLNKYGMIPEFVGRIPVVTSLNELSEDDLVRILTEPKNALVKQYTKMFEFEDSALTFEPEALRAIAHEAVEHGTGARGLRSICERVLQDVMYDLPEQNGPSSVIIRATDITGETKPEIEPAVEPEALAAGDEASLQSA
- the tig gene encoding trigger factor gives rise to the protein METKVEALEDNRTKVTVTVDAADIDARIKKTYKDFANKYNFPGFRKGKAPRPIIDNALGAEAVRATVTDDVVNGTYPLAIDDCDLYPIAKPEFDETDLVETGKPYTFAFTVTVKPEIEISSYEPVEIELPAEGASDAEVDEQIDALREHYYSFEDASAATKVKDDSYIDLSMKATDDKGEEIPSLTTENRPYGLGANLFPAEFDEQLVGLKKGQTATFTLDMPADPPIMLSALAGKTEKINFEVEVKVVKKKIVPEVTDEWAKEQMGFESVEDLRTRIAESIASQKADMMPRLKENACLYALAERVEAEVPEALREDAEASLIQDFFQQLQSQGMTFDVYLAQQGITPDQFKEDVKQQALDMSKQDLALDAWARHFGMEATDEDVTQEFVKSGVEDPESLQAEWRANGQLHMVRQGVLRTKAVKDLMDKAVVSELDPSKKKDEEKKPAKKAAAKKTAKKDEAEGDEPAKKPAKKAASKKAAKKDEDVEAKADDAE
- a CDS encoding ATP-dependent Clp protease proteolytic subunit, which translates into the protein MSFDPKSALIPYVIEQSPRGERSYDIYSRLLNDRVIFLGEQIDDNVANSVVAQLLHLESADPDKDISLYINSPGGSVTAGLAILDTMDFIKCDVSTICLGECASMAAVLLSNGAKGKRLCLPNSMVLIHQPSGGAQGQQTEIAIVADFMLKTRNRLNKILADNTGQTLETIQNDTERDNYMTAEEAVAYGLVDRITTSRAVAPSTDE
- a CDS encoding valine--tRNA ligase, giving the protein MADNTNDKSGKKIDYDFAAHERPLFDAWMNAGYFQRTPELGAGKGQPYTIVIPPPNITGVLHMGHALNDTIQDTCIRRARMQGRPTRWILGTDHAGISTQTKVDKKLADQGISRLEIGREAFIEACYDWYKEYGTTIVNQIKGMGCSCDYDDEHFTLEPSYVKAVRKLFVDWYRDDLIYKGKRIVNWCPHCTTSISDDEAEYVDEAGHLWYLRYPLTEPEDGLEYLVVATTRPETMLGDTGVAVNPKDERFKHLVGKTVKLPLVDREIPIFADWHVDMEFGTGCVKTTPAHDPNDWAMGERAGLERINIFDETAHVVDGFGAFSGMDRDEAREAVVAAFDELGLLEKVEDHDHSVMTCYRCHTKLEPWESEQWFVAVDGLKQNAARVVEDGSIQFHPERWKQVYLDWLANLKDWCISRQLWWGHRIPMFYCDACGWEDASVEDVEVCPVCGAPVRQDEDVLDTWFSSQLWPFATMGWTEEGMDAPQMRQAYPTQVLSTARDIMGLWVARMVMASMYCTDRIPFEHVIIHPTVMAADGKPMSKSRGNGVDPLRLMEDYGADGMRFGLLMQVTGAQDLKFNEAKLESSRNFANKIRNAARFVTMNLDDYEPGAPEPAGPVDRWIFSRLAGLVARVDEAFANFEFGEITRELYSFVWNEFCDWYIEFSKARLNGSPEDRRSCQRNLVFVLDHALRLLHPIMPFVTEEIYQQLPIDRAEAPYLIVAAWPDAEALARYADADAERAIDMVCETVSAIRSTRARYGISPKTELNVVVKAGEADATLLEAQRGLIEGMGATASLEIAADVEKPAESSVSLAPGLEVYIVLSGLVDFDAERARLEKERAKLAADAGKLEKKLSNPGFLAKAAPEIVEKDRAKHAEMADKLARVEAQLAELG
- a CDS encoding DUF308 domain-containing protein, with the protein product MSQDRTLKAIKTRTRSEQVSVISLLFLPLLGLCCLLLPEASTMALPFVLGGIMAVSGIGGIVHAAAGAASDEETDREHAILGKAIVMSVLGIVILVQGHASISFVGVMWGLLGLYKGADEIDEVVHALRNRRPFVLKLAFTVFEMVLAVLLIISPFANIEHHVLLLGLELIAYPFRIESGDSGKLTIETEA